One stretch of Pseudomonadota bacterium DNA includes these proteins:
- a CDS encoding aminotransferase class I/II-fold pyridoxal phosphate-dependent enzyme codes for MPIERLQQKLAADVREMQSTGRAKGAETVFSGVLASSGANGPRYLLAGEGQRAYLRMNSNSYLGMSLNADVRSAEEQAVRAIGAGPGALRFISGTWAPHTALEQRLARFHSREAAMIYSSAYATVMGVLPQLIDSETVVISDALNHSCIINAVRLSRPKEKRVYPHLDLAALDRILGECAETCRRAVVITDGIFSMRGDHAPLDEIMALAQKHDSAYAENVIVAADDSHGVGAFGETGRGTEEYCAAPPVDVLIGTLGKAFGVNGGYVTGSATLIDYLRETSPFYIYSNPITPGEAAAALRAVEIVDSQEGRAKLAHLRAVTARFEAGLVALGFETIAGAHPVVPLMVRDTATTSALVAYLRANAILATGLNFPVVPKGDEEIRFQISADHTAADIDAALSVLAAFAEQQKKMSGSA; via the coding sequence ATGCCCATCGAGCGCTTGCAACAGAAATTGGCGGCGGATGTGCGCGAAATGCAATCCACCGGCCGCGCCAAAGGCGCCGAGACGGTATTTTCCGGCGTGCTGGCGTCGTCTGGCGCCAATGGCCCGCGCTATCTACTGGCCGGCGAGGGCCAACGGGCTTATCTCCGGATGAATTCCAACAGCTATCTCGGCATGTCCCTCAATGCCGATGTGCGCAGCGCCGAGGAACAAGCGGTGCGGGCGATCGGCGCCGGACCCGGCGCGCTGCGCTTTATCAGCGGCACCTGGGCGCCCCATACCGCGCTCGAGCAACGCCTGGCGCGCTTTCACAGCCGCGAGGCGGCGATGATTTATAGCTCCGCCTACGCCACCGTCATGGGCGTGCTGCCGCAATTGATCGACAGTGAAACCGTTGTGATCAGCGACGCGCTCAATCACAGTTGCATTATCAACGCTGTCCGCTTATCGCGGCCCAAAGAAAAACGCGTCTACCCCCATCTCGATCTCGCCGCGCTCGACCGCATATTGGGCGAATGCGCAGAAACGTGCCGTCGCGCCGTGGTGATTACCGACGGCATCTTCAGCATGCGCGGCGACCATGCGCCGCTCGACGAAATCATGGCGCTGGCGCAAAAACATGATTCCGCCTATGCCGAAAACGTCATTGTCGCGGCCGATGATTCGCACGGCGTCGGCGCCTTTGGCGAGACCGGCCGCGGCACCGAGGAATATTGCGCCGCACCGCCGGTCGATGTGCTGATCGGCACATTGGGCAAGGCTTTCGGCGTCAATGGCGGCTATGTCACTGGTAGCGCCACGCTGATCGATTACCTGCGCGAAACCTCGCCTTTCTACATTTATTCCAACCCGATCACGCCGGGCGAAGCGGCGGCGGCTCTGCGCGCCGTGGAGATCGTCGATTCGCAGGAAGGCCGCGCCAAACTCGCCCATCTCCGCGCCGTGACCGCGCGCTTCGAAGCCGGCCTCGTCGCGCTCGGCTTCGAAACCATCGCCGGCGCCCATCCGGTGGTGCCCTTGATGGTCCGGGATACCGCAACGACATCGGCCCTGGTGGCATATCTCCGCGCCAATGCTATTCTCGCCACCGGGCTGAACTTCCCCGTCGTGCCGAAGGGCGATGAGGAAATTCGCTTCCAAATATCTGCCGATCATACGGCAGCCGATATCGATGCGGCGCTCAGCGTACTTGCCGCTTTCGCCGAACAGCAAAAGAAAATGAGTGGTTCCGCATGA
- a CDS encoding NAD-dependent epimerase/dehydratase family protein — MNEAKNILVTGALGQIGSELVPALKRRYGADRVVASDVRIPAAGAFEGLFEQVDCTQPLAIQDVVRRHEIGAVYHMAALLSAVAEERPQMAWSINLGGLYNVLEVARQNNPSVFCPSSIGAFGPSTPSDATPQTTIQRPITMYGVTKVAGELLCDYYFERFGLDVRGLRLPGLISHIAPPGGGTTDYAVDIFYQAVRYSHYTCFLAADTRLDMMYMPDAIDGIIQLMQADPARLRHRNAFNVTAMNFTPQELAAEIRKSIPAFAVDYEVDPVRQAISASWPRAIDDSAARAEWDWNPKYDMAATVKDMLEKLGEKLKSPARQA; from the coding sequence ATGAATGAAGCCAAGAATATCCTCGTCACGGGCGCGCTCGGCCAGATTGGTTCCGAGTTGGTTCCCGCGCTGAAGCGCCGTTATGGCGCGGATCGGGTCGTGGCTTCCGACGTTCGTATTCCCGCGGCAGGCGCCTTTGAAGGCCTGTTCGAGCAGGTCGATTGCACGCAGCCTCTGGCCATCCAGGATGTGGTGCGCCGTCACGAAATCGGCGCGGTTTACCATATGGCGGCATTGCTCTCGGCGGTCGCGGAGGAACGCCCACAGATGGCTTGGTCGATCAATCTGGGCGGACTTTACAACGTGCTTGAAGTGGCGCGGCAAAACAACCCGTCGGTGTTCTGCCCAAGCTCGATCGGCGCCTTCGGTCCGTCCACACCGAGCGACGCCACACCGCAGACCACCATTCAGCGCCCGATCACCATGTACGGCGTCACCAAAGTGGCCGGCGAATTATTGTGCGATTATTATTTCGAGCGCTTCGGCCTCGACGTTCGCGGCTTGCGCCTGCCCGGCCTGATTTCCCATATCGCGCCACCCGGCGGCGGCACTACCGATTACGCGGTCGATATATTTTATCAGGCGGTGCGTTACAGCCATTACACCTGTTTCCTTGCCGCCGATACGCGCCTCGACATGATGTACATGCCGGACGCCATCGACGGCATCATCCAGCTCATGCAAGCCGATCCGGCGCGCCTTCGCCACCGCAATGCCTTCAACGTGACTGCGATGAATTTCACGCCGCAGGAACTCGCCGCCGAAATCCGCAAATCCATCCCCGCCTTCGCCGTCGATTATGAAGTCGATCCGGTGCGTCAGGCGATTTCCGCCTCCTGGCCGCGCGCCATCGACGACAGCGCGGCGCGCGCCGAATGGGACTGGAACCCGAAATATGATATGGCGGCGACGGTTAAGGACATGCTGGAAAAGCTCGGCGAAAAGTTGAAAAGTCCGGCCCGGCAGGCCTGA
- a CDS encoding hydantoinase B/oxoprolinase family protein, which translates to MLAAQQNNNAGGSRVGDGARMAILSNRLEAIARRMQNTLFRTGRSGVLNTAHDFSCVILTADCRLLSAAESLPIHVMIGPDIMAREVKARHPELKRGDAFLHNSPYHGNSHPADHCIIVPVIDDAGVHRLTVLAKAHQADCGNSEPTTYMGHARDVYEEGALIFPAVKVQEDYQNIEDIIRMCRMRIRVPDQWWGDYLAALGAARIGERELLKLGEDIGWEALEEYVENWFDYSEQRMIQAICRLPSGTVTASSAHDPYPGVPDGIPTKVTLKVDAEAGQIQVDLRDNPDCQPCGLNLSEACSITAAMVGIFNGIKDHTVPPNAGSFRRVEVLLRENCVTGIPRHPHSCSVATTNLADRVSNPTQRALAELAEGFGMAEAGPIIPPACGVISGRDPRRGNEVFVNQLVLGVTGGAGTPEADAWMPIVHVGNAGMCRQDSIEVDELSHPLHVPCRRLLTDTEGAGTYRGAPSIEVEFGPSEDNSLRVLYVADGTINPAAGARGGLPGGPIQIFKRGANGDVTPQAAYGDVELMPGETIISISSGGGGYGPPASRDVDRVQQDLDEGLITRERAERVYGLAFDSAGDVDMAATELQRRKIRAVASGGSD; encoded by the coding sequence ATGCTGGCGGCACAACAAAACAATAATGCCGGTGGCAGCCGGGTGGGCGATGGCGCGCGTATGGCGATCCTCTCCAACCGGCTGGAGGCGATCGCGCGGCGGATGCAGAACACACTGTTTCGCACCGGCCGCTCGGGTGTGCTCAACACCGCGCATGATTTTTCCTGCGTTATCCTGACCGCCGATTGCCGGTTGCTGTCGGCGGCGGAGAGCCTCCCCATTCATGTCATGATCGGTCCCGATATCATGGCGCGCGAGGTGAAAGCGCGTCATCCGGAACTCAAGCGCGGCGATGCCTTCCTGCACAACTCGCCCTATCACGGCAATTCCCATCCGGCGGACCATTGCATCATTGTGCCGGTGATCGACGATGCCGGCGTGCATCGCCTCACCGTGCTGGCCAAGGCGCATCAGGCCGATTGCGGCAATTCCGAGCCCACCACCTATATGGGCCATGCACGCGATGTCTATGAGGAGGGGGCGCTGATATTCCCGGCCGTCAAGGTGCAGGAGGATTACCAGAATATCGAAGATATTATACGCATGTGCCGCATGCGCATCCGTGTGCCCGATCAGTGGTGGGGCGATTATTTGGCGGCGCTGGGTGCAGCGCGCATTGGCGAGCGCGAGCTGTTGAAACTGGGCGAAGATATCGGCTGGGAGGCGCTTGAGGAGTATGTCGAGAACTGGTTCGATTATTCCGAGCAACGCATGATTCAGGCGATCTGCCGCCTGCCGAGCGGGACCGTAACCGCCAGTTCGGCGCACGACCCCTATCCTGGGGTGCCGGATGGAATCCCGACAAAAGTAACGCTCAAGGTGGATGCCGAGGCCGGGCAAATTCAGGTTGATCTGCGCGACAATCCGGACTGCCAACCCTGCGGCCTCAACCTCTCCGAAGCGTGCTCGATCACCGCCGCCATGGTCGGCATATTCAACGGCATTAAGGATCATACCGTGCCGCCCAACGCCGGCAGTTTCCGCCGTGTTGAGGTGTTGCTGCGTGAGAATTGCGTCACTGGGATTCCGCGCCACCCGCACAGTTGTTCAGTGGCCACTACAAATTTGGCGGACCGCGTCTCCAACCCAACCCAGCGCGCCCTGGCCGAACTGGCGGAGGGATTCGGCATGGCTGAGGCGGGCCCGATCATCCCGCCCGCATGTGGTGTCATATCTGGGCGCGACCCACGCCGGGGCAACGAGGTTTTTGTCAATCAGTTGGTTCTCGGCGTCACCGGCGGCGCCGGCACGCCGGAGGCCGATGCTTGGATGCCGATCGTCCATGTCGGCAATGCCGGCATGTGCCGCCAGGACAGCATCGAGGTCGACGAGCTTTCGCATCCCTTGCACGTGCCGTGCCGGCGGCTGCTCACCGATACTGAAGGCGCTGGGACCTATCGCGGCGCGCCCAGTATCGAAGTGGAGTTCGGCCCCAGTGAGGACAATAGCCTGCGTGTGCTGTACGTCGCCGATGGCACGATCAATCCGGCGGCGGGTGCGCGCGGCGGTTTGCCGGGCGGCCCGATCCAAATATTCAAGCGCGGCGCCAATGGTGACGTAACGCCGCAGGCTGCATACGGCGATGTCGAGCTGATGCCCGGCGAAACCATCATCTCTATTTCCTCGGGCGGTGGTGGCTATGGCCCGCCGGCTTCGCGCGACGTTGATCGGGTCCAACAGGATCTTGACGAAGGCTTGATCACGCGCGAACGCGCCGAGAGGGTTTACGGCCTTGCATTTGATTCCGCCGGCGACGTGGACATGGCGGCTACCGAACTACAGCGACGGAAAATTCGGGCGGTGGCTTCGGGCGGCTCAGACTAG
- a CDS encoding response regulator has product MANQSFTAGTDMANQSLSAGTDIVLVADDNASLRSKIVDFLTMEGIRSVEAGDGKMALSETLRVQPSVILLDIKMPAMDGLTAAKLMVDLPWRPKIIMMSGFDDSVRVANKAGLSVFAVLEKPVPLRLLARFVWEALGRQTGKH; this is encoded by the coding sequence ATGGCGAACCAGTCTTTCACCGCAGGTACCGATATGGCGAACCAGTCTCTCAGCGCAGGTACGGATATCGTGCTGGTCGCCGATGACAACGCGTCTCTACGATCGAAGATCGTTGATTTCCTGACCATGGAAGGCATCCGATCGGTGGAAGCCGGCGATGGTAAAATGGCGCTCAGCGAAACCTTGCGCGTGCAGCCCTCCGTCATTCTCCTGGATATCAAGATGCCCGCCATGGACGGCCTCACCGCAGCCAAGCTGATGGTCGACCTGCCGTGGCGGCCCAAAATAATTATGATGTCCGGCTTCGACGACAGCGTTCGTGTCGCCAACAAAGCCGGTCTTTCCGTCTTCGCTGTGCTCGAAAAACCGGTCCCGCTCAGATTGCTTGCTCGCTTTGTCTGGGAAGCACTGGGCCGCCAGACTGGCAAGCACTAG
- a CDS encoding SDR family oxidoreductase yields the protein MTNKNFLVSGGTDGIGRITATELARTGGEVILVGRDRAKAERVVAQIKRDSGNERVGFELADLSSQDDIRALANRLNDRLEHLDVLVNNVGAWFQRRQLSVDGIEMTFALSHLGYFLLTGLLLEKLKRAPAARIVNVSSIAHRGPQIDFDDPQGAERFSGWRAYHASKLANIHFTLRLAEMLDGGSVTVNCLHPGFVASKFAHNNGGWLKWLMMVVQQLVAISETKGARTSVHLATANSVAGVSGKYFNKCKIDKSSAESHDKEARERLWQLSEELTGFSY from the coding sequence ATGACCAATAAGAACTTTCTCGTGAGCGGTGGAACCGACGGTATCGGTCGGATCACGGCAACGGAATTGGCGCGAACCGGCGGCGAGGTTATCTTAGTTGGCCGCGACCGCGCCAAAGCCGAGCGCGTCGTCGCCCAGATCAAGCGCGATAGCGGCAACGAACGGGTCGGTTTCGAACTGGCCGATTTGTCCTCGCAGGACGACATTCGCGCTCTGGCCAACCGCTTAAACGACCGTTTGGAGCATCTAGATGTGCTGGTCAATAATGTCGGCGCCTGGTTTCAGCGTCGGCAGTTGAGCGTGGATGGCATCGAGATGACGTTCGCGCTCAGCCATTTGGGCTATTTTCTGCTAACCGGCTTGTTGCTCGAAAAGCTGAAGCGGGCACCAGCGGCGCGCATCGTTAATGTGTCCTCGATAGCCCATCGTGGGCCGCAGATCGATTTCGACGACCCGCAAGGCGCCGAGCGCTTTTCCGGTTGGCGCGCCTATCACGCGTCGAAGCTCGCTAATATTCATTTCACCCTTCGTCTCGCTGAAATGCTGGATGGTGGCTCGGTTACCGTCAATTGTCTGCATCCTGGCTTCGTCGCCAGCAAATTTGCCCATAATAACGGCGGTTGGCTCAAATGGTTGATGATGGTGGTGCAGCAGCTTGTTGCCATCAGTGAGACGAAAGGCGCGCGCACCAGCGTGCATCTGGCCACCGCGAATTCGGTCGCAGGCGTGAGCGGCAAATATTTCAACAAATGCAAAATCGACAAAAGCTCCGCCGAATCGCATGACAAAGAAGCGCGCGAACGATTGTGGCAGCTCAGCGAAGAACTGACGGGTTTCAGTTATTGA
- a CDS encoding LLM class F420-dependent oxidoreductase has product MEFGFNIPTAGPLATPEAIKQFVERGEALGFTIFAIADHIIIPRNFRPVYPYTPTGETDSFASGAALEPLALMASLAMMTKKARLLTSVLVLPYREPVLTAKIFATIDVMSGGRVVAGVGAGWMEEEFKVVSAPPFAARGKVTDEYIEAFRAMWTSEEPSYSGEYVNISDIYFRPRPVQKPHPPIWIGGDSMAALRRTARLGDGWYPVGINPKHPLNTVPRFAVRAKKLRDMTEQEGRDPDAIELSFWAVWYREDDPVTVDDGSRHILLGSSEQTAEDVARMAEIGVKSMVFNFMRPSLSQSLDAMERFAAEVMPIARG; this is encoded by the coding sequence ATGGAATTCGGCTTCAATATTCCGACTGCCGGGCCGCTGGCCACGCCCGAAGCAATCAAACAATTTGTCGAACGCGGCGAAGCGTTGGGCTTTACGATTTTCGCCATTGCTGATCATATAATTATCCCGCGCAATTTCCGCCCGGTGTATCCGTACACGCCAACTGGCGAGACGGATTCATTTGCAAGTGGCGCGGCACTGGAGCCGCTCGCTCTCATGGCATCGCTCGCCATGATGACGAAGAAAGCTCGGCTGCTGACGTCAGTCCTGGTGCTGCCCTACCGCGAGCCGGTCCTCACAGCGAAGATATTTGCCACCATCGATGTGATGTCAGGCGGGCGTGTGGTCGCCGGTGTCGGCGCCGGCTGGATGGAAGAGGAATTCAAGGTCGTTTCAGCGCCGCCGTTCGCAGCGCGCGGCAAAGTAACAGACGAGTATATCGAGGCTTTCCGTGCCATGTGGACGAGCGAAGAGCCGAGTTACAGCGGCGAATATGTCAATATTTCAGATATCTATTTCCGTCCCCGGCCCGTGCAGAAACCGCATCCACCGATCTGGATTGGCGGCGATAGCATGGCGGCGCTGCGCCGCACCGCGCGTCTCGGCGACGGCTGGTATCCGGTCGGCATAAACCCCAAACACCCGCTCAATACCGTGCCGCGCTTTGCCGTGCGGGCTAAGAAATTGCGCGACATGACGGAACAGGAAGGGCGCGACCCCGACGCGATCGAGCTGTCCTTTTGGGCTGTGTGGTACCGCGAGGATGACCCGGTTACGGTCGATGACGGCAGCCGCCATATCCTGCTCGGCAGCTCGGAACAAACGGCTGAGGATGTCGCGCGGATGGCGGAAATTGGGGTCAAGAGTATGGTGTTCAATTTTATGCGGCCATCGCTTTCGCAATCGCTCGACGCGATGGAGCGCTTTGCCGCCGAGGTAATGCCGATAGCAAGAGGCTGA
- a CDS encoding phenylacetate--CoA ligase family protein, translating to MSEGNTAGEIPTPVSAMAGLAWPAIPESSGNIILSLLFQLEQSQWWTPEKLRAQQYRQAAELLRHARDNVPYYRESLKGIDWQSGDPLDGEIWRRVPLLRREDIQTGDGRALISTRYPKGHGAAQKVSTSGSSGKPVTVLSNAMASMFWNVITLRDFLWRRVDLNAKVAVIRFDENRLAQYPDGLVFDYWLKSVQPFFATGACAMLDISTPVDKQVEWLTRQEAAYLITYPSNLEALLLFCREQKLQLSTLSQVQTVSEVLHPRVRALCQEVWGFDVDDMYTCQEMGYIALQCPDHAHYHVQSENLIVEILDADGNPCAPGEAGRVVLSDLHNFAMPLIRYDIGDFAQFGEPCPCGRGLPVLKNIMGRVRGMLTLADGSRIRPDFGGPHFREVADIRQYQIIQKSREMLEVKLVAPGGLSASEARNLRQMIQSQLGHSFDLEFSFHHDIPRGAGGKFEDFRSEL from the coding sequence TTGAGCGAGGGCAACACCGCCGGCGAGATTCCGACGCCGGTCTCTGCCATGGCTGGGCTTGCCTGGCCCGCCATACCTGAGAGCAGCGGCAATATCATCTTGTCGCTCCTGTTTCAGCTGGAGCAAAGTCAGTGGTGGACGCCGGAAAAGCTGCGCGCGCAGCAATACCGCCAAGCCGCAGAATTGCTGCGCCATGCCCGCGACAACGTGCCGTACTACCGCGAGAGTCTCAAAGGCATAGACTGGCAAAGCGGTGATCCGTTGGACGGTGAAATATGGCGGCGGGTGCCGCTGTTGCGGCGCGAGGATATTCAGACCGGCGACGGCCGCGCGCTGATCAGCACACGCTATCCCAAGGGGCATGGCGCGGCCCAGAAAGTGAGCACATCCGGCTCTAGCGGCAAGCCGGTGACTGTCTTGTCCAACGCTATGGCATCGATGTTCTGGAATGTTATTACGCTGCGTGACTTTTTGTGGCGGCGCGTCGATTTGAACGCGAAGGTCGCGGTTATCCGATTCGACGAAAATAGGCTGGCGCAATATCCCGACGGCCTGGTTTTTGATTATTGGCTGAAATCGGTCCAGCCGTTTTTTGCCACCGGCGCTTGCGCGATGCTCGACATCTCCACGCCGGTCGACAAGCAGGTGGAATGGCTGACGCGCCAGGAGGCCGCCTATCTCATTACCTACCCGTCCAATCTGGAGGCGCTGCTGCTGTTTTGCCGCGAGCAGAAACTTCAGTTGTCGACGCTCAGCCAGGTTCAGACCGTTTCCGAAGTCCTACACCCCCGCGTGCGGGCGCTTTGCCAAGAGGTGTGGGGCTTCGACGTTGACGATATGTATACCTGTCAGGAAATGGGTTACATCGCCCTGCAATGCCCCGATCACGCGCACTACCATGTGCAATCAGAAAATTTGATCGTCGAAATTCTCGATGCGGACGGCAATCCCTGCGCGCCCGGAGAAGCCGGCCGCGTGGTGCTGAGCGATCTGCACAATTTCGCCATGCCGCTGATTCGCTACGATATCGGCGATTTCGCGCAATTCGGTGAGCCTTGTCCGTGCGGACGCGGATTGCCGGTTCTCAAGAACATTATGGGACGGGTGCGCGGCATGCTGACACTCGCCGACGGCTCGCGCATCCGACCAGATTTTGGCGGCCCGCATTTCCGCGAAGTAGCGGACATCCGTCAATATCAAATTATTCAGAAAAGCCGCGAGATGCTGGAAGTAAAGTTAGTGGCGCCGGGCGGTTTGAGCGCCAGCGAAGCGCGCAATTTACGGCAAATGATCCAATCCCAGCTCGGCCATTCGTTTGACTTGGAATTCAGCTTTCACCATGATATCCCACGTGGTGCGGGCGGTAAGTTCGAGGATTTTCGCAGCGAACTCTAA
- a CDS encoding DUF411 domain-containing protein, with amino-acid sequence MRQTIIATVAAIVFASTAYLGATPAAFAEEATLYKTPECGCCADYADYLRENGFTVTVKPTYEVGEMSREAGIPDDFQGCHLTFIDDYVISGHVPIDMVNRMLRERPDIKGITLPGMPNGSPGMSGKKRGQFTVYEINDAEDSRLKLYATE; translated from the coding sequence ATGCGCCAGACCATCATTGCCACCGTGGCAGCCATCGTTTTCGCCTCAACAGCCTATCTCGGCGCCACGCCAGCCGCGTTCGCGGAAGAGGCCACTCTTTACAAAACACCGGAATGCGGCTGCTGTGCGGACTATGCGGACTATCTCCGCGAGAACGGCTTCACCGTAACCGTCAAGCCAACCTATGAAGTTGGAGAGATGAGCCGTGAGGCTGGGATTCCAGACGATTTCCAAGGCTGCCATCTTACATTTATCGACGACTATGTTATCAGCGGTCACGTGCCGATCGACATGGTTAATAGGATGCTGAGAGAACGTCCCGATATTAAGGGGATCACGCTCCCCGGAATGCCCAATGGCTCGCCGGGGATGAGCGGTAAAAAGCGAGGCCAATTCACCGTCTACGAGATCAACGACGCTGAAGACAGCCGGCTCAAGCTTTACGCCACCGAGTGA
- a CDS encoding Ppx/GppA phosphatase family protein, whose amino-acid sequence MPLGPGSREGELTLDIAPRDPSVKPAGGLGVARQGLPADNAVYAALDLGSNNCRLLVAKPEPSGFRVIDAFSRIVRLGEGVAETGHLSDAAMARTLAALDVCAGKLRRRGVTRFRGVATAACRLAGNCDDFLARASAEAGLDLEIIDGREEVSLALDSCTPLLEAAASHALIFDIGGCSTELIWVRLAEGALPDLVAWASLPCGVVSLAERHGGDNISAKTYEAMVAEAEELVAPFVAGLGIADPLAEGSLQVLGTSGTVTTLAGLHLGLPRYDRAQVDGFRLTFEDIRHQVDRLLAMDFQERVAEPCVGVGRGDVVVAGCAILEAILRACPAEIVHVADRGLREGILLGMMRADDLPV is encoded by the coding sequence ATGCCACTTGGCCCAGGTTCAAGGGAGGGCGAATTGACTCTCGACATCGCGCCGCGTGATCCATCGGTCAAGCCTGCGGGCGGGCTCGGCGTGGCGCGTCAAGGGCTGCCAGCCGACAATGCGGTATACGCCGCCCTCGATCTCGGCAGCAACAATTGTCGCTTGCTGGTGGCAAAACCGGAGCCGTCAGGCTTTCGCGTGATAGACGCGTTTTCTCGCATCGTCCGTCTCGGTGAGGGCGTGGCTGAGACAGGCCACCTGTCGGACGCGGCGATGGCGCGCACCTTGGCGGCACTCGATGTCTGTGCCGGAAAGCTGCGCCGGCGCGGCGTTACGCGCTTTCGCGGCGTGGCCACCGCCGCCTGCCGCCTGGCCGGCAATTGCGACGACTTCCTCGCCCGGGCGTCGGCCGAGGCCGGTCTGGATTTAGAAATTATCGACGGCCGTGAAGAAGTGTCCCTGGCGCTCGACAGCTGTACGCCGCTGTTGGAAGCGGCAGCATCGCATGCCCTGATATTCGATATCGGCGGCTGTAGCACCGAATTGATCTGGGTCCGCCTGGCCGAGGGCGCCCTGCCTGACCTGGTCGCCTGGGCATCGCTGCCGTGCGGCGTCGTCAGCTTGGCCGAGCGCCATGGCGGCGACAATATATCGGCAAAAACCTATGAGGCCATGGTGGCTGAAGCGGAAGAGTTGGTCGCGCCGTTTGTCGCCGGTCTCGGCATTGCTGATCCGCTGGCTGAGGGGTCGCTACAAGTACTCGGCACCTCGGGCACGGTCACGACACTTGCCGGACTTCACCTCGGCCTACCGCGATACGATCGCGCCCAAGTGGACGGATTTCGTCTGACCTTCGAAGATATCCGCCACCAAGTTGACCGCCTGTTGGCGATGGATTTTCAGGAGCGCGTGGCCGAACCCTGCGTCGGGGTCGGCCGTGGCGACGTGGTGGTTGCCGGCTGCGCAATTTTGGAGGCGATCTTGCGCGCCTGTCCGGCGGAAATTGTACATGTTGCCGATCGCGGCCTGCGCGAAGGCATATTGCTCGGCATGATGCGCGCCGACGACTTGCCAGTATGA
- a CDS encoding RlmE family RNA methyltransferase: protein MSRRVSSGSGRSASIRVKTARGRKPSSTRWLQRQLNDPYVLAAQDAGYRSRAAFKLIELDARFGLFKGARKVLDLGAAPGGWSQIAMKRLTPGAVVVAVDITELQPLAGVTALQLDALDIESLPAMRMALGGHADLVLSDMAAPATGHPGTDHIRVMALCGAALDIAEVLLAPDGAFVAKVLKGGTERELLDRLKRGFAKVRHAKPPASRADSAEVYVVAQGFRGGE from the coding sequence ATGAGCCGGCGGGTGTCTTCCGGTTCGGGCCGCAGTGCTTCGATCCGGGTCAAGACGGCGCGCGGGCGCAAGCCCTCGTCGACACGCTGGCTGCAGCGCCAACTTAACGATCCCTATGTGCTGGCAGCGCAAGATGCCGGGTATCGTTCGCGCGCGGCGTTCAAGCTGATCGAACTGGATGCACGGTTTGGGCTGTTCAAGGGTGCCCGCAAGGTGCTGGATCTGGGCGCGGCGCCGGGCGGCTGGTCCCAAATCGCGATGAAGCGTCTTACGCCCGGCGCTGTTGTGGTCGCGGTTGATATTACCGAATTGCAACCCTTGGCCGGGGTGACGGCACTGCAATTGGATGCCCTCGATATAGAATCGCTGCCGGCCATGCGGATGGCGCTGGGTGGGCACGCAGATCTCGTACTGAGCGATATGGCTGCGCCGGCAACCGGGCATCCCGGCACAGATCATATTCGTGTCATGGCGCTGTGCGGCGCGGCGCTCGATATCGCCGAGGTCCTCCTGGCCCCGGACGGCGCGTTCGTCGCCAAAGTGCTCAAAGGCGGTACGGAGCGCGAACTGCTGGACCGCTTGAAACGCGGCTTTGCCAAAGTGCGCCATGCCAAACCGCCGGCCAGTCGTGCCGATTCGGCGGAAGTTTATGTCGTGGCGCAAGGATTCCGCGGCGGCGAGTGA